One region of Haladaptatus cibarius D43 genomic DNA includes:
- a CDS encoding NYN domain-containing protein, translating to MTGGLRSVLGGTSDDDDTTVALFVDGPNVLRDEFDVDLDDVRAAGRKLGQLVVARLYLDEHATPGLIQAAEARGFEVVITSGDVDVKLAIDATELALDERVDALAIASRDTDFKPVLEKAARNGIRTVAIAPGEYGRSDALQNAAHDAFVIEEE from the coding sequence ATGACTGGCGGCTTGCGGTCGGTACTCGGCGGAACGAGTGACGACGATGACACGACCGTCGCGCTGTTCGTCGATGGCCCGAACGTGCTCCGCGACGAGTTCGACGTGGATTTGGACGACGTTCGAGCGGCAGGACGGAAGCTCGGGCAACTCGTCGTCGCTCGATTGTATCTCGACGAGCACGCGACACCCGGCCTGATTCAGGCGGCGGAAGCGCGAGGGTTCGAAGTCGTAATCACGAGCGGCGACGTGGACGTGAAACTCGCCATCGACGCGACCGAACTCGCGCTGGACGAGCGCGTTGACGCGCTCGCCATCGCATCGAGAGATACGGATTTCAAACCGGTGTTAGAGAAAGCGGCGCGAAACGGTATCCGAACTGTTGCCATCGCACCCGGCGAGTACGGACGCTCGGATGCGCTCCAAAACGCGGCACACGACGCGTTCGTTATCGAAGAAGAGTAG
- a CDS encoding S8 family serine peptidase: MADDNTSRFDRRTFLKTTGAVGAAAALGGVTAATPGREPGPKKDEVLVGISAGEGDIEQKVAQYTMGNAEIVHKNDNLRYVAVKVPGNETARENFINAIENRPGIKYAEKNETLETQLTPNDPQFGDQYAPQQVGSDQAWDTTLGSSNVTIAVVDTGAQYDHPDLADNYKANPGYDFADGDSDPYPDDAANEQHGTHVSGCASAVIDNGTGVAGQSNSSLINGRALDESGSGSTSDIADAVEWAADQGADIINMSLGGGGYNSTMKNAVSYANNQGSLIICAAGNNGSSSVSYPAAYSECMAISAVDSNENLASFSQYGDVDLAAPGVDVLSTIPTDSYARFSGTSMATPVTSGVAGLTLAKWSSLSNNELRSHLKATAKDIGLSSDKQGAGQVNANNAVSTQPGSGGGDNPGGDTSSETVSGSLSSYADYDDYSWNWDFSSPSQIKIELSGPSSADFDLFVNEGTTTAASPSNYDYSSTSTNSQETITIDNPDTSTALQIDVDSYSGSGSYDLTITEYQ; the protein is encoded by the coding sequence ATGGCAGACGACAACACATCTCGATTTGACAGGCGGACGTTCCTGAAAACGACCGGCGCAGTCGGTGCTGCTGCAGCCCTTGGTGGGGTTACTGCGGCGACTCCGGGCCGTGAACCAGGACCCAAAAAGGACGAAGTGCTGGTCGGTATCTCTGCGGGTGAAGGGGACATCGAACAGAAGGTTGCCCAATATACGATGGGCAATGCGGAAATAGTTCACAAAAACGACAACCTTCGATACGTCGCGGTGAAAGTTCCCGGCAACGAGACGGCTCGTGAGAACTTCATCAACGCTATCGAGAACCGTCCCGGCATCAAGTACGCTGAGAAAAACGAGACGCTGGAAACGCAACTGACGCCGAACGACCCGCAGTTCGGCGACCAGTACGCGCCACAGCAGGTCGGTTCCGACCAAGCGTGGGACACGACGCTCGGCTCATCCAACGTGACTATCGCTGTCGTGGACACGGGTGCACAGTACGACCACCCAGACCTCGCGGACAACTACAAAGCCAACCCCGGCTACGACTTTGCTGACGGCGACTCCGACCCGTACCCGGACGACGCAGCAAACGAACAGCACGGTACGCACGTTTCCGGCTGTGCATCTGCCGTCATCGACAACGGCACCGGCGTCGCCGGACAGAGCAACTCCTCGCTCATCAACGGCCGCGCACTCGACGAGAGCGGAAGCGGTTCCACGTCCGACATCGCGGACGCCGTCGAATGGGCTGCAGACCAAGGCGCGGACATCATCAACATGTCGCTCGGTGGTGGCGGCTACAACAGCACGATGAAGAACGCGGTGTCGTACGCGAACAACCAAGGTTCGCTCATCATCTGTGCCGCAGGTAACAACGGCTCCAGCAGTGTCTCCTACCCGGCGGCGTACAGCGAATGTATGGCCATCTCGGCAGTGGACAGCAACGAGAACCTCGCTTCGTTCTCCCAGTACGGCGACGTTGACCTCGCCGCACCCGGTGTGGACGTTCTCTCCACGATTCCGACCGACAGCTACGCACGGTTCAGCGGTACCTCGATGGCAACGCCAGTCACGTCCGGTGTCGCCGGTCTGACGCTCGCCAAATGGTCGAGCCTCTCGAACAACGAACTCCGTAGCCACCTGAAGGCCACGGCGAAGGACATCGGTCTCTCGTCGGACAAACAAGGCGCAGGACAGGTCAACGCCAACAACGCGGTCTCCACCCAACCCGGTAGCGGTGGCGGCGACAACCCAGGCGGAGACACCTCCTCTGAGACGGTCAGTGGCTCGCTGTCGAGCTACGCCGACTACGACGACTACTCGTGGAACTGGGACTTCAGCAGTCCAAGCCAGATCAAGATCGAACTGTCCGGCCCATCGAGTGCTGACTTCGACCTTTTCGTCAACGAAGGCACGACGACGGCCGCCAGTCCGAGTAACTACGACTACTCGTCGACGAGCACTAACAGTCAGGAAACCATCACCATCGACAACCCTGACACCTCGACGGCGCTCCAGATCGACGTGGATTCCTACAGTGGTTCGGGTAGCTACGACCTGACCATTACGGAATACCAGTAA